One genomic window of Diospyros lotus cultivar Yz01 chromosome 8, ASM1463336v1, whole genome shotgun sequence includes the following:
- the LOC127808284 gene encoding metal transporter Nramp2-like, producing MNTQENSGSSRYTMTAPPTEHSAAAANEDEEADSLLMLPLDVEASLAADDGEMEAPPFSWKKLWQFAGPGLLMSVGFLDPGNLEGDLQAGAIAGYSLLWLTMWATAVGLLIQLLSARLGVATGKHLAELCKEEYPYWAALLLWLMAEVALIAADIQEVIGSAIAIKILSRGFLPLWAGVLITASDCFGFLFLESYGVRKLEAVFAFLISMMGLSFAWMFVDTKPSGKKLGIGLLVPKLSSKTIQQAVGVVGCIITPHNVYLHSALVQSRKVDPNKIGQVKEALNYFSIESSFALLVSFVINLCVTCVFAVGFYGSKQADVVGLGNAGQYLQEKYGGGLFPILYIWGIGLLVAGQSSTITGTYAGQFIMGGFLDLHMKKWMRSLISRSCAIVPTIIVALVFNRSDATLDALNEWLNVLQSMQIPFSLIPLFTLVSKEQIMGVFKIGPIVERTVWTVTGLVMVINGYVLLDFFLSNIEGLLLSCLVCAGSVGYISFIFYLISYGNAAQPSYWFSLIRNDDKYDHTKNELH from the exons ATGAACACTCAGGAGAATAGTGGAAGCAGCAGATATACAATGACTGCTCCTCCGACGGAACACAGCGCCGCCGCCGCCAATGAGGACGAAGAAGCCGACAGTCTATTGATGCTGCCGCTGGACGTGGAAGCGAGCCTAGCCGCCGACGACGGAGAGATGGAGGCGCCGCCATTCTCGTGGAAGAAGCTGTGGCAGTTCGCCGGGCCGGGGCTGCTGATGAGCGTGGGGTTTCTGGACCCGGGGAACCTGGAGGGGGATTTGCAGGCGGGGGCCATCGCCGGGTACTCGCTGCTGTGGCTGACGATGTGGGCGACGGCGGTGGGGCTGCTGATCCAGCTGCTGTCGGCGCGGCTGGGCGTCGCGACGGGGAAGCACCTGGCGGAGCTGTGCAAGGAGGAGTACCCGTATTGGGCGGCGCTGCTGCTTTGGTTGATGGCAGAGGTGGCGCTGATCGCCGCCGATATTCAAGAGGTGATCGGCAGCGCTATTGCGATCAAGATTCTCAGCCGCGGCTTTTTGCCGCTTTGGGCCGGCGTTTTAATTACAGCCTCCGATTG TTTTGGCTTTTTATTTCTTGAGAGTTATGGAGTGAGGAAACTTGAAGCTGTTTTTGCTTTTCTCATTTCAATGATGGGCCTATCTTTTGCTTGGATGTTTGTTGACACGAAGCCGAGTGGGAAGAAACTAGGAATAG GTCTTTTAGTTCCAAAACTTAGCTCGAAAACGATACAACAGGCTGTGGGAGTTGTGGGTTGTATCATCACGCCGCACAATGTGTATTTGCATTCTGCCTTGGTACAGTCCAGGAAGGTTGATCCAAACAAGATTGGTCAGGTCAAAGAGGCCCTCAATTATTTCTCAATTGAGTCCTCGTTCGCTCTTCTTGTCTCTTTTGTCATCAACTTGTGTGTGACATGCGTCTTTGCTGTGGGATTCTATGGTTCCAAACAAGCTGATGTTGTAGGCCTCGGAAATGCAGGGCAGTATCTTCAAGAGAAGTATGGTGGAGGATTGTTCCCAATTCTATATATCTGGGGCATTGGCTTATTGGTGGCTGGCCAAAGCAGCACCATAACTGGCACATACGCTGGGCAGTTTATCATGGGAGGGTTTCTTGACCTTCACATGAAGAAATGGATGAGATCACTGATATCACGAAGTTGTGCCATTGTGCCAACCATAATTGTGGCCCTTGTTTTCAATCGATCTGATGCTACGTTGGATGCTCTCAATGAATGGCTTAATGTGCTTCAGTCAATGCAAATTCCTTTTTCTCTTATCCCTCTTTTTACCTTGGTGTCTAAGGAGCAGATCATGGGGGTGTTTAAGATCGGACCTATTGTTGAG AGGACTGTGTGGACTGTGACCGGGCTGGTAATGGTGATCAATGGGTATGTTTTGTTGGATTTCTTCCTCTCCAATATTGAGGGACTACTACTTAGTTGTTTGGTCTGTGCTGGAAGCGTCGGCTacatctctttcattttttatctCATTTCATATGGAAATGCGGCCCAACCTTCTTACTGGTTTAGCCTGATTAGAAATGACGATAAATATGATCACACCAAGAATGAACTTCATTGA